A segment of the Symmachiella macrocystis genome:
ACCTACATCGGTTGGGGAGGAGACATTCGCGGTGTGTTCCTCTTCGACGAATCCTTGCGCTTAAATGCTCGACAAGTGATTACAACGCTTTCCAATCAAGGACTCGATGTGGGGGTGCTTACAGGGGATCATGCAGCACGTGGGCGGACCTTGTCGCAGCAACTGTCGCTCAACGTACAGGCCGAACTCCTGCCGGAAGATAAGGTCGCAGCCATCACCGCCGCTCAGCGAGACATTGGACCGGTCGCCATGGTGGGTGATGGAATCAATGACGCACCCGCCTTGGCCGCATCCGATGTGGGCATTGCCTTGGGCTGCGGCGCTGATGTGTCGCGCGAGGCGGCCGCCGTTTGCTTACTGGGCGATGATTTGTCCAGTATTCCCTGGATCCTGCAATTGTCGCGGCGAACCGTCCGCATCATCCGACAAAACCTCGCCTGGGCGGTTGGTTACAATACGGTGGGAGTCGGGCTGGCCTGCTGCGGTCTCTTAAACCCAGCTTGGGCCGCCGTTTTGATGGCGGGGAGTAGTTTTTTCGTGATTACAAATTCCTTGCGACTCAACGAAGCAGCATCCGCAAACGGAGTCGATCACTCGTCATCACAGGCCGATAATGCGCCAAGTCGCGACTCCTCTGTGCCCAACGATGCACCGACCGATCCCGTGCCCGGAAATGTAATGACGCCCGCTTAAAACGGTTCCTCCACAGCAAGAACCCATTATCACTTTCAAAACAACTGATACTCGAATCACATGTCCAAGACGATTTTTAACTTTTGGCTCGACACATTGTTGATGGTGCTGTTCCTCTGCCTTGCTGCAGTTTCAGCGATCACCCAATTCGTGTTTCCACCACCGGCTAACGCCAACGGCTGGCTGCTCTGGGGGGCGACCTATGGCCACTGGTTGAGCATTCAATTCGGAATCTTGTGCGCCTTGGGGCTTGGCATTTTATTGCACGTCATGATGCATTGGAGTTGGGTGTGCGGCGTGATCTCGACCAAGTTCTCGCGTTCCAAACAGCGCATGGATGATGGAATTCAGACGATCGTCGGCGTCGGCTTTTTAATCGTGCTATTGCACATTGTTGGCGGATTTGTGTTTGCCGCGTGGGTCATGATTCAGAAACCAGAATTCGAGTCGGCACAACTCCAGTCGCCGCATGCCGGCTTAGAAATTATATGGGAGCAGTCCTGCGGATGATGGAATGGCCGCTGATATTTCTGGCGGGATTGTTAGGTTCGTCGCACTGCGTCGGCATGTGCGGAGGGTTTGCGCTGTCGATAGGAATGGGAGCGTCGAGTTGGAAGAACAATCTCGGCCGGCAGTTGATTTATAGCCTCGGCCGAATTTTCACCTACACATTCGCCGGTGCGGTCGTTGGATTTCTAGGCGTGCGGTTGAACCACTCCGGCAGCGGATTAGTGAATGTCCAGGCGGTACTCTCCATCGTGGCCGGCGTGTTGCTTGTCGTTCAAGGATTTCATTCCGCCGGTTGGCTCCCGGTCTGGAGAAAATCGCACGCTAATAGCGCGACCTGCTTGGCCCGCTCATTCTTTGGTTCGTTTTTGACAGCACCGGGACTTTGGAATGTCTTCATCGCCGGATTACTCACCGGCTTCCTCCCGTGCGGATTGGTCTACGCGTTTTTAGCCTTCGCCGCTAGCTTGGGAACCATGTCCGGCGGAATGGCATTGATGGCAGTTTTCGGGGCCGGCACGATACCGATCATGGTGCTGACCGGTGCGGGAGCAACTGCGCTCAGCGTCGCCGCACGGACCCGCTTGCTCAAGATTGCTGCTGTCTGCGTCATCCTGACCGGCGTATCAGCCGTGTATCGGGGAACCGGCTATTGGGGCCAACCCGCAACCGACCATTGCCCCGTCTGCGACACTCCGACCGTCGCAATCCCCATTGCCCTGCCTACACCGTAACGTTCGCAAGCGAATCCACTGGCAGGCAGGCTCAAAAGGCGTCTTTGTCGTCATTCGCGTCCATGGTTGCGAGAATAGTTTGAATCAACTGCGGCAACCCTTTGCCGGTCACTGCCGAGAGTTGCAAGACCGGTTTGCCGAGTTCTTCGCTCATCAATTCCGCCAACTCCGCCGCGCCGGGGAGTTCGGATTTCGAGACGACGATGATTTCCGGGCGTTCGATCAACGTCGCATCATAGAGACGCAATTCGTCGTGGATCTGCCGATAGTTGTCGAACGGATCTGTTTGGTCCTGCGGGTCTGGTTCGATCAAATGCACCAGGATCTTTGTGCGTTCCACATGCTTGAGAAATTCGTGCCCCAAGCCCACGCCGCTATGCGCTCCTTCGATCAGTCCCGGGATGTCGGCGACGACAAACTGTCGATCAAAACCAACACGGACCTGGCCCAAGTTCGGGAATTTTGTGGTGAAGGGGTAATTGGCGATTTCCGGATGCGCGCGGGAGAGTCGGCTGAGTAGCGTCGATTTCCCGGCGTTTGGTTTACCGATCAAACCCACGTCGGCGATTACCTTCAACTCCAACGTGACTTTACGCTCATCCCCTGGAGAACCAGGTTCGAATTCGCGTGGAGCGCGGTGCACGGCTGTGGCGAAGTGCTTGTTGCCCCGTCCCCCGCGGCCTCCTTTGGCGATAATGACCGAATCGCCCACCTCTTTCAGGTCGCGGAGCAGATGTCCCCGCGCCAGATCGCGGACCAGCGTCCCGGGAGGTACGAGAATGATCGCGTCCTTGCCTTTGCGGCCGGTGCGAAGTTTCCCCTCGCCATGACCGCCCCGTTCGGCGTTCCAATGCCGATGGCCGGCGATATTCGCGAGGCTGTTGACGTTTTCCTCAGCCTGAACGATCACGCTGCCGCCATCACCACCATCGCCGCCATCCGGACCTCCCCGTGGCACCTTCGATTCCCGACGGAAGCTGGGACACCCGTCGCCGCCGTCTCCGGCTTTGGCATAGATGATCACTTCGTCGACGAACATACGTGGAACCGGGGGTTAATGGCAGTTGAGGGATTTCTCGATCAACCCTCATTATGGCGAGCGCCGGCCCGTTTGGGAATCCACCGCGACAGCAATCCTGCTAGACCCAGAAATCCGCAGCAAAACGCACAACTTCCAGCAAACCAATCGCCGCCTGCTAAGTACAAACTGCGGCGGCTGTCCAATGGGACATGGTCGACTAAGACCGCTTCCACCTGCTTTTCGCGGCCCGTTTCGCGATTGACCGCCCGCGAGCGAATCGCACCGTCGCCGTCGATAATCGCCGAAATCCCGGTATTCACCGACCGAACCATTGGCGTGCGATTCTCCACGCAGCGAAACGCCGCTGTGATCAGATGCTGATCCAGCTCGCTCGACCCGTGAAACCACCCGTCATTGGTCAGATTCAACAACACATCGACCGGTTTGCCGGTCACGCCCGTCTCTTCGGAGGCCAACAGCACATCACGCACCACGTGTGGGACCGTATCCTCAAAGCAAATCACCGGGGCATAGCGGATGCCATCGTGCTCAAACGATTGCGGCTTCGCTCCGGCGGTGATCCCAAAATCAGGCGGATAGGGCGAAAAATTCTTCAGCCAAGGCATCGATTCTTGGAACGGCAGATATTCGCCGAAAGGAACGCGATGCAATTTGTCATATCGACCGGCGAGTCCCCGGTCGGGACTCACAAATGCGGCGGAATTGTAGGTGTGCATGCCGTGTTGATCGACTGCCACCGTTTCCAATCCAATGACCATTGCGGCATCGGCCATTTGGCTCAGTTTATGGAGGTTTTGCTTGACTTCCAAGCCGCGCAAAAATTCCAAATCCTGCCTCGGAATATTCTTTTCCAAATCCGCCGGCGACACGTTGCTTGCCACTTCGAACAGCGGCCAACGGAACATCGTCTCCGGCCAAACGATCAAGTCCGGTTTTTCCAACACAGCCGAACCGGTCAATTTCCGCAGCGAATTGTAGATCGTTTCCACTTGTTTGGGATTGTGTTTCACTTCCGACGTGGCATTGGTCTGCACGGCGGCAATTTTCGGTGCGGGATGCTGGTCAAAATCGGCCGCGCTGCGTCGCCAGTACCCATAACCGACCACCGCCACAAACACCGAGAGGCACAGCAAAATGCCCCGCGCCCGGATCGTTAACATCGTTTGAGGTGTGGGACTGGCGTCATTGGGCGGCAGCAATTGCAACTTGGCCAACCACCGCGGCGGAATGATCAACGCCACACAAGCCGACATCATCGCCATCACAAAGCTCACACCGTAAGCGCCGA
Coding sequences within it:
- a CDS encoding sulfite exporter TauE/SafE family protein — protein: MMEWPLIFLAGLLGSSHCVGMCGGFALSIGMGASSWKNNLGRQLIYSLGRIFTYTFAGAVVGFLGVRLNHSGSGLVNVQAVLSIVAGVLLVVQGFHSAGWLPVWRKSHANSATCLARSFFGSFLTAPGLWNVFIAGLLTGFLPCGLVYAFLAFAASLGTMSGGMALMAVFGAGTIPIMVLTGAGATALSVAARTRLLKIAAVCVILTGVSAVYRGTGYWGQPATDHCPVCDTPTVAIPIALPTP
- the lnt gene encoding apolipoprotein N-acyltransferase, whose amino-acid sequence is MSPEIMTLPQSKSRLPNTPVANTSDPSTRAFIEAARAQPAPMRAALAAGGLTSLLAWASFTPLNISPLGWVCLVPFILLARIERPTRLMYLATYLTGLAFWLPTLQWMRLGHVTMYTAWLALAVYMAAYFPVCLGLTRVAVHRFRIPLAIAFPVVWVGLELVRGHLLTGFGWYFLGHTQYRWLELIQISDVVGAYGVSFVMAMMSACVALIIPPRWLAKLQLLPPNDASPTPQTMLTIRARGILLCLSVFVAVVGYGYWRRSAADFDQHPAPKIAAVQTNATSEVKHNPKQVETIYNSLRKLTGSAVLEKPDLIVWPETMFRWPLFEVASNVSPADLEKNIPRQDLEFLRGLEVKQNLHKLSQMADAAMVIGLETVAVDQHGMHTYNSAAFVSPDRGLAGRYDKLHRVPFGEYLPFQESMPWLKNFSPYPPDFGITAGAKPQSFEHDGIRYAPVICFEDTVPHVVRDVLLASEETGVTGKPVDVLLNLTNDGWFHGSSELDQHLITAAFRCVENRTPMVRSVNTGISAIIDGDGAIRSRAVNRETGREKQVEAVLVDHVPLDSRRSLYLAGGDWFAGSCAFCCGFLGLAGLLSRWIPKRAGARHNEG
- the obgE gene encoding GTPase ObgE, with translation MFVDEVIIYAKAGDGGDGCPSFRRESKVPRGGPDGGDGGDGGSVIVQAEENVNSLANIAGHRHWNAERGGHGEGKLRTGRKGKDAIILVPPGTLVRDLARGHLLRDLKEVGDSVIIAKGGRGGRGNKHFATAVHRAPREFEPGSPGDERKVTLELKVIADVGLIGKPNAGKSTLLSRLSRAHPEIANYPFTTKFPNLGQVRVGFDRQFVVADIPGLIEGAHSGVGLGHEFLKHVERTKILVHLIEPDPQDQTDPFDNYRQIHDELRLYDATLIERPEIIVVSKSELPGAAELAELMSEELGKPVLQLSAVTGKGLPQLIQTILATMDANDDKDAF